tttatcatcgcggtcgagcctgtgaaggaacaagggagccttattcatagacatatgtgaacgcagtcaaagaggtCCTGTATTTGGTACCCCTATAGagttgacgtaatatgttttcgtcttagaCGTGTACACTGAAATACACCCATTCCCTTGATACGATAGTTACGCATATAAAATGTAGATTCGTTCGCTTGGAGGATAGCAGCGtgcgttagtctctctctctcgctcggttgcgaggctgtttcagtaacttaacgtaacgagctggtcactcatttttatataattcttagtaatatatgtgttgtttgtggaatctgaacatagtattatttctgttaaatctgtgaaggcgcccacgaaaatagtgaaaaagtgtaaaattgtaacaggccttttgattgaagctgcagctgtgtataaggtatttttacaaatgttttgaagtgcacttcgaggttttatcatttctaaacatttatcttttgctttgttcttttgacatagcccatttttatatgcttaatgtttgtactgtcaatgctttaattgttttcatattatgcattatgtttttctgcattgtctttattttttaattagtatGAATAATATTCTactgtgtacattttgaatcttacacttgtgaattaacttgcatttaattaaatttaatttcaaatttaattattgctttatgatttaatttaattaattttcttgataaactttgatttaattttgcttaataattaattcaagaattaattaaacttttgttttcaaataataacaatttccctgagattgtgaatatcacttataaattttgaatttagaaataaatgtttgtatttaaaatttatatgcatattttactACAACCCCAGTATTAAactatgttttattttgtttaggtagaaatatagagtgataattgtgacgtttcccacaaataaaacagaatcagggaaatacttagatttgaagtgatgccctttaattaagattacctcacatattttaatgaacttagactgattgttttcttgactgttcagttagaaaaaagggatcactcttacctttagagtattcagtcgtttagtatttgtgatgaagggtcaggtgtctgtctgtagtgaggtaagtaacaaccaggtacttgaacgaactgtgccccaagtacaaagggtgtcccagacccaggaataaaagggtctcctgtactaacaagtacaaatggtaagtgtagtaaccagatacttggcaatttgggttaacaaatattaatggtgtccagacatagatctttgactatttcatgcccaagtattaatggtatccaggcccagatactcttgcccacttcgtcacaatatatacatatacatatatatctatatcaatatctatatctatatataattatctatatctatctatctatctatatatatatatatatatatatatatatatatatatatatatatatatatatatatatatatatatatatatatatacacacacacacacacacacacacacacacacacacacatatatatatatatatatatatatatatatatatatatatataatatattatatatataatataatatatatatatatatatatatatatatatatatatatatatatatatatatatatatatatatatatatatatatatatatatatatatatatatatatatatatatatatatatataatatatatatattatatatatatatatatatatatatatatatatatatatatatatatatatatatatatatatatatatatatatatagaggcccCACACACTTATAACTAAAAAGGTCATGGCATTTTCATCTGCCAAGATTTCTTGCCAACACATAAGGGATAATGAAAAACTTCTTTATGTACTATTTATTACACAAAATCTGACTTACATGAACTGGAAAAAGAAGTTTATACTAATTATCatgtaaacaatattaaaaaaagaagaaatatatgacAACCATGGCTGAAAATGATTTCAAAGTTTAGCATGAAATGACCTTTGACAACACTGTCGTGTCTGAATCTTGAAACTTCAGGCATGGCTGAGGATGATATTGTACGTATATGCTTTccaataaagaaaattaagattTAAGTCATTATCACTGTAAATTTTTAATTACAATTAATGAGCAAAATTTGTCATGGCATAACCTACATGAAAAAAATGCCaaataaaaaattgagaaaaatccaacctatacaatatatatacaatttcaaaTTTAATCCCAAATAACccccttgaaaatagaaaaacaccTACAGTGACAACCCCATCAACGCCTTTCTTTTCTGTCTCTTCTACTGTTATCTCTACTTCTACTTCTGTCCCTCCTATTCCTATCTCTGCTCTTACTCCtatccttctttttctctctacttttacTTCTACCTGcatttctccctttttctctctcctgcCGTCTGGATGCATCTCGTTCTCTGTCCTTGTCCCTGGATTTGTAGTTTGcttctttatcttttcctttttcaccatccttttctttctttttgtctttacTGGCACTACTCTTTTTCAATTTGTCATCATCGCTATTCTGTTCTACTTTTACTTTGGTGTCTTTCTTCTTTGTGTCCTTTTTACTTTGgtcatattttctcttcttttttggcTTACCTTCTTTCTCACTGTCACTACTACTATTACCTCCACTTCGGGAgcctctcctctttcttttctgttttttcttcgtttgCCCACCAGCTTCAGAGTCTGAACTTGTGCTTGAGCTTGAATCACTCTCAGAATCTGATGATGAACCAGAAGAAGaatcagaggaagaagaagaactctCCGAGTCTGAGCtgtcactttcactacttccactgctgctgctactgctctcATCACTTGAACTATCATCTGAAGAACCTGAGTGCTTATCGCctccttttttctctcccttctttttcttttctcctctgtCACTTACCTTTTTATCTTCCTTCACAGGTTTATGTTTCGAAGACTTCTTACTGTCTGCAGATACTGCTGGCTTTATTGGGTTGCCTTCAGGTAGCTGTATATCACCAGGATTAATGTCGAGATGTGTCACAGGAGCTTCTCCTTTTTTCTTGGATTCTGCTTCCCCAGCCTCTTCTTTGCCCTCCTTTGAGGCATCTACTGCACTCTGTTCCTTTCCAGAAACAGCTGAACCAAGAGTTTGGGATGGACAGGTGGTTTCTGATGAGTCTTTAGGTGGTAGGGGAGGAGATTTTGGTATGGGAGGAGATGTAAGGACAGGTGGGGGAGAAGCTGCTTTAGGAGAGGATGCAGGTGCAGGATTAGAAGTGACTGTGGAAGTTGCAACAGCTGGAGAAGAGGCAGTTGCTGGTGCTCTTGGAGGAGATGGGGAATCTGAAGGCAATGGGAAATCTGCAATTGTCGGAGATGGAGGGAGTTCTCCATCTGGCTGCAAATCTACAACACTGGTTGTCTTGTCTTCTTCCACGGTTGTATTTGATTTGTCTGCCTTTTCTTCCTTAATAGCTTTTGATACAGATTCAGGCTCTTTTGcattaaaatcatcatcatctttctcaATTTTGATGTGCACAATTGTGGCCTCTAGGTCTGGTAAATGTGGTTCTTCCATTTCTGCAGCAgcctttgatttttctttctctgcatctCTGTTCCTGTCCCTTGACTTgtctttctttttatccttttctctGCTACTAAGATAATCTTTAGTTCTATCTCGTTCTGTTTCTTTGCCTGTGTCTCTATCCTTTCCCCTATCTTTCTCCCTCCCTTTATCTCTATGCCTTCTGTCTTTGTCTGAACTTCGGTCTTTATCCCTATCCTTACTCTTTTCTTTAAGCCTACTCTGATTCTCCTTTTCACTATCATTCCCACCCACCACCTTTGTCAACCCCTCCACTTTATCTAAAGACTGACTTCCCACAATTTCCAccttcctccccccatccccccgcccATCCACCTGGACTACTACACGTTCAGTGTCATTGTTATCCTTACCTGACAGGTCTGCCTCATCATACACTAGCTCTCCCTCTTCAGCCTCGTAATCTAACAAATCTGTAACAAATAATACTGGTATGAGAAAGACTAATATAGAAGTACAGGAATCAGgtataaagcaattaccttgtAACTAACAACACTTACAAAAacgttatttcatttttttgatttTCACAATTACTgacaaaaagaatttttattctaCTTATGTCTAAGCCTCTGTGGATTCAGAAATTTGGGATATTCCATCTGGCAGGAATTTCTAAGATCTAAGATAATATGAACCAAaaaagtgtattatatatatatatatcatatatatatatatatattatatatatatatatatatatatatatatatatatatatatatataaatagcttcACGAGGAACTAGTGAAATCAAGACACTGCAATATAAAACATCACAACAGAATACAGATGACAGTCTCCACATGCCCCAAGTCCAAACTATTAAGAGAAGATGGGCAATGATTACTAATTCCAAGGTCATCAATTGTAAAAGAGGAGCAGCAAGTCAGAGAATAATATATGAAAGTAGTCTTGGTAGACTCCTTTCACCCATGAGGAGCAATTGCACATCTCAGGCAAGGATTTACAGTAACTGAAATGGCAACTGTAACAAAAGCTGGTGAAGAAATATCATGGAGGCCCCAGGTGAATTTCTTGGCTAGTACAATGGATGAACTTTagtaaaacaagtcaacaaaacACTTGAGAAAGGCCAGTACGATAGTCACTCAAAGACGACTATGGTACACCAAAagtcaataatgaaaataacagtgGGCCACAAGTAGAATACTTTGGTGCTTGAAAACCAGCTAGAATGTACGCTAAGGAAATGAATCACCAGAACAGTCACTATGGGTTGGAACATCTACTTAATATTCATAGAATGGTTCAACAGCACAAGACATTACAATAAATGAACACCCATAAAGTCAACAGAAAAGTAGACCACTAACATCAAGTAAACAACGGAGGAATACTCTCAGAATGGCCTAGCATTACTCATTAGAATGACAAAGCACCATACTGACAATGCATCAGCCACTAAGGAGTTGGAATTGCAACTCCTCACATCATCAAATCTAACGTATCAGGTGCCAAAGAGTAAGATGCTgatgatgaaaattaaaaaaaaaaaatgcagtaagtTACCCAGTGGACTGCATCATACACATTCATTATAACATTAAAAGGGAAacagcaatacagtggtagataCTTAATTCAACTGGAAATGGATTGGTAATGATAAAACTGGCACTATCATTGAAATGACACTGGCATAATAATTGGCTAACACACAGCGATACTAGTAAGAGACCTTAAAAGAAGCCTTTGCTTAAATGGGAATAAAAGTTAAGACCATAGgcaattaaaagagagagagagagagagagagagagagagagagagagagagattatttgcaACCGACAACTACCGTGTTTTAAAACCTGAGATGAAATTATTTAAAGTAGGGTGACAGACTACTGGTCTCCGCTGCAAATGTCATAATTAagacatgtacaaaaatacagatCACTGACAATCAAACAAATATCAAAACACAGTCAGAACTAATTTGCATGGTAACCTTATGTTCCAACATAAGGTTACCATATATCAGAAATTAAAATAGTTCATAGTTGACTCACAATCAGGCCaagggaaaacaaaataaaatgagctGTGACAAGCAATAACCTACAGATtatatttgaagaaataataACTTTATCATGACTCATCAAATTATTGGTATATGTAGCATCAAAAATAATGAATACTGAAATACATTAGGGACAAGATTACTCACCTGCACAGTTATCAACAGAATCATTggcacccccctccccctgcctGATGACCTCAGACCGGACCCCCCTGCTCACGAatgacttctcctcctcctcccccccctcctctgcCGCATCCCTGCCCTCTTCGCCCTGGTCATCGTCCGCTCGAGATCCAAGAATATCCTCAAGATCTTCTTTGAGACGCTGTCGATCTTGTTCTAGTTCCCCTATGAGAAAATTCAGTCGTTAAACAATTGATTAACTTGTAACACCCTTATGGATTTTACTTAGTTGAATTTAGCAACAGACGTTAATCTATTTACTAAACTCATCTTAACACTTAGTAGACgggtaaaaaaatcaatatgcatcTCCTCAGggcgggtaaactttgaggttggctattatatatatatatatatatacacacacacacacacacacacacacacactatatatataatatatatatatatatattatatatatagattatatatatatatatatatctttatatatattataatttaatatatgatatatatatcttatatatatatatataattgataatattatagatatatacaaatataatatattatatagatactatatatatagtatacacagagatatacatatataatatattatcattaatttaatataaaattaatataatacatatattttacccccaacataatacatatatagatatatatatatatagattagatttatatataatataatatatatataataatatatataatatattaatctatatatatatatatacagtagtacctcgagatacgaaattaatccgttccgaggcgcccttcgtatcatgaagttttcgtatcttggaccacattttacatttaaaatggctaatccgttccaagccctccaaaaacaccccagtaaattatatttccaggcctacaacacatgttctagggttacgacgccgatccgacggaagaaatatgactccaaaaaggcaaaatactgtacatacttgagtaatattca
The DNA window shown above is from Macrobrachium nipponense isolate FS-2020 chromosome 30, ASM1510439v2, whole genome shotgun sequence and carries:
- the LOC135202410 gene encoding pinin-like isoform X1, encoding MAAMSLVSTIQSEIEKAQLNLKDVDENLRKLTGRDFNETNQRPDQRRSRVSSGNRDDEPPAKRRPQGVFARLGGVVLEQHYQESRGRGRGFRRGSDGSEPRGGDGRGDLRAEIHGGGEARTRRVQEVVEEDEKTPKPSLASSVARPQVDFKSRTEAAAELTKDRASRDRNRRMFGALLGTLKRFKNDEAKQKDKEEQRAAIDRKLEEKGRAEKEELRRERLELFNQRKARQAQIRRLTYKMERVKEHEAWEAHMMKLTKFIRTKSSPRIFWLPRSHTSRTTSLVRATHDIISRELEQDRQRLKEDLEDILGSRADDDQGEEGRDAAEEGGEEEEKSFVSRGVRSEVIRQGEGGANDSVDNCADLLDYEAEEGELVYDEADLSGKDNNDTERVVVQVDGRGDGGRKVEIVGSQSLDKVEGLTKVVGGNDSEKENQSRLKEKSKDRDKDRSSDKDRRHRDKGREKDRGKDRDTGKETERDRTKDYLSSREKDKKKDKSRDRNRDAEKEKSKAAAEMEEPHLPDLEATIVHIKIEKDDDDFNAKEPESVSKAIKEEKADKSNTTVEEDKTTSVVDLQPDGELPPSPTIADFPLPSDSPSPPRAPATASSPAVATSTVTSNPAPASSPKAASPPPVLTSPPIPKSPPLPPKDSSETTCPSQTLGSAVSGKEQSAVDASKEGKEEAGEAESKKKGEAPVTHLDINPGDIQLPEGNPIKPAVSADSKKSSKHKPVKEDKKVSDRGEKKKKGEKKGGDKHSGSSDDSSSDESSSSSSGSSESDSSDSESSSSSSDSSSGSSSDSESDSSSSTSSDSEAGGQTKKKQKRKRRGSRSGGNSSSDSEKEGKPKKKRKYDQSKKDTKKKDTKVKVEQNSDDDKLKKSSASKDKKKEKDGEKGKDKEANYKSRDKDRERDASRRQEREKGRNAGRSKSREKKKDRSKSRDRNRRDRSRSRDNSRRDRKERR
- the LOC135202410 gene encoding pinin-like isoform X2, encoding MFGALLGTLKRFKNDEAKQKDKEEQRAAIDRKLEEKGRAEKEELRRERLELFNQRKARQAQIRRLTYKMERVKEHEAWEAHMMKLTKFIRTKSSPRIFWLPRSHTSRTTSLVRATHDIISRELEQDRQRLKEDLEDILGSRADDDQGEEGRDAAEEGGEEEEKSFVSRGVRSEVIRQGEGGANDSVDNCADLLDYEAEEGELVYDEADLSGKDNNDTERVVVQVDGRGDGGRKVEIVGSQSLDKVEGLTKVVGGNDSEKENQSRLKEKSKDRDKDRSSDKDRRHRDKGREKDRGKDRDTGKETERDRTKDYLSSREKDKKKDKSRDRNRDAEKEKSKAAAEMEEPHLPDLEATIVHIKIEKDDDDFNAKEPESVSKAIKEEKADKSNTTVEEDKTTSVVDLQPDGELPPSPTIADFPLPSDSPSPPRAPATASSPAVATSTVTSNPAPASSPKAASPPPVLTSPPIPKSPPLPPKDSSETTCPSQTLGSAVSGKEQSAVDASKEGKEEAGEAESKKKGEAPVTHLDINPGDIQLPEGNPIKPAVSADSKKSSKHKPVKEDKKVSDRGEKKKKGEKKGGDKHSGSSDDSSSDESSSSSSGSSESDSSDSESSSSSSDSSSGSSSDSESDSSSSTSSDSEAGGQTKKKQKRKRRGSRSGGNSSSDSEKEGKPKKKRKYDQSKKDTKKKDTKVKVEQNSDDDKLKKSSASKDKKKEKDGEKGKDKEANYKSRDKDRERDASRRQEREKGRNAGRSKSREKKKDRSKSRDRNRRDRSRSRDNSRRDRKERR